A single region of the Gephyromycinifex aptenodytis genome encodes:
- a CDS encoding SpoIID/LytB domain-containing protein, with translation MTRRPHSRPDHRFFAAMAAAALTCTMAPGALPAHAEEVSPRPADGVLTLEGRGFGHGRGMSQWGAYGAADAGLNWQSIIDFYYPGAKAATLTDSSMRVWISRDNDGSTMLPAQDGLTYTVGRTARRLPTGATYTAWRIVGGASLAMEYRDAAGIWRPYSVGRLGSKTAIVLSAPTGRVRVSMPNGLVEEFTGSISVFPSGGKAITVLNTNMESYLRGVVPSEMPTSWHSQALAAQSVAARTYAASYRARKRAAGSVWDICDTITCQVYKPAASYRGATRTVHDSARADAAIQTTKGAVLRTPSGGFVHAEFSASNGGYTVDGGAFSQVAKPDPYDGRMANTVHTWSKQVNVSTLEKKYGLGTLQTIRVLRRDGNGPLGGRVGTVRLEGSAATKDVSGAQLRSTLGLRSDWFAFPAVGGASGTQRPGQAGKPGPIAPVAPAPGKIRAGADALRVNWIGDRNTDVLSLRLGRLVVARGLPGGKSASPVPVPGSPSGLTRLFGSADISGNRRLDVVAITASGQMKVMKGAAGGRIVGVNTLGRGWSGMTAVRLLDLTGDNRADLLVRDSAGRAWVYPGTAAAGFGARSAASKAQAKLLG, from the coding sequence GTGACTCGTCGACCCCACAGCCGGCCCGATCACCGATTTTTTGCCGCGATGGCTGCGGCGGCGCTCACCTGCACGATGGCGCCCGGTGCCCTACCAGCCCACGCAGAGGAGGTCTCGCCCCGCCCCGCCGACGGAGTGCTCACCCTGGAAGGGCGCGGCTTCGGCCACGGCCGCGGCATGAGCCAGTGGGGTGCCTACGGAGCCGCTGACGCCGGTCTGAACTGGCAGTCGATCATCGACTTCTACTATCCGGGCGCGAAGGCTGCCACCTTGACCGACTCCTCGATGCGGGTGTGGATCTCCCGGGACAACGACGGCTCGACGATGCTGCCAGCCCAAGACGGGCTGACCTACACCGTCGGCCGCACCGCTCGCCGTCTACCCACCGGAGCCACCTACACGGCGTGGCGGATCGTGGGCGGCGCCAGCTTGGCGATGGAGTACCGCGATGCTGCTGGAATCTGGCGGCCTTACTCGGTAGGCCGACTTGGCTCCAAGACCGCCATCGTGCTGTCCGCCCCCACTGGCCGGGTGCGCGTGAGTATGCCGAACGGGCTGGTCGAGGAGTTCACCGGCTCGATCTCGGTGTTTCCCTCCGGCGGTAAGGCAATCACCGTACTCAACACGAACATGGAGAGCTATCTGCGCGGGGTGGTGCCTAGCGAGATGCCGACCTCCTGGCACTCGCAGGCGTTGGCTGCCCAGTCCGTGGCGGCCCGCACCTACGCGGCCAGCTACCGGGCGCGTAAACGTGCCGCTGGTTCGGTGTGGGATATCTGCGACACCATCACCTGTCAGGTCTACAAACCCGCGGCCAGCTACCGCGGTGCGACGCGGACCGTTCACGACAGCGCCCGTGCCGACGCCGCTATCCAAACCACCAAGGGCGCCGTGCTGCGCACGCCCTCGGGCGGCTTTGTGCACGCAGAGTTCTCCGCCAGCAACGGCGGCTACACCGTCGACGGTGGCGCGTTCTCTCAGGTTGCCAAGCCGGACCCGTACGACGGGCGGATGGCCAACACCGTGCACACCTGGTCCAAGCAGGTGAACGTGAGCACCTTGGAGAAGAAATACGGCCTGGGCACGTTGCAGACGATCCGAGTGCTGCGCCGGGACGGGAACGGCCCGCTCGGTGGCCGGGTGGGCACGGTGCGCCTGGAAGGAAGCGCTGCAACCAAGGACGTCTCCGGCGCCCAGCTTCGATCAACTCTCGGCCTGCGCTCGGACTGGTTCGCCTTCCCAGCCGTGGGCGGCGCCTCCGGCACCCAACGGCCTGGGCAAGCCGGGAAACCCGGACCGATAGCCCCAGTTGCCCCGGCGCCGGGCAAAATTCGGGCCGGCGCTGATGCGCTGCGGGTGAACTGGATCGGGGACCGCAACACCGATGTTCTCAGCCTGCGGCTGGGACGCCTCGTCGTGGCCCGGGGACTGCCCGGTGGCAAGAGCGCGTCGCCGGTGCCGGTGCCGGGCTCCCCTTCGGGCCTGACACGCCTGTTCGGGTCGGCCGACATCAGCGGTAACCGTCGCCTGGATGTCGTCGCGATCACCGCTTCAGGCCAGATGAAGGTCATGAAGGGGGCCGCCGGTGGCCGGATCGTGGGGGTCAACACCCTGGGCCGCGGTTGGTCCGGCATGACTGCGGTCCGCCTTCTGGACCTGACCGGGGACAACCGGGCCGACCTGTTGGTGCGCGATAGCGCAGGGCGAGCGTGGGTGTACCCCGGCACGGCTGCGGCTGGCTTCGGCGCCCGCTCGGCTGCGAGCAAGGCCCAGGCCAAACTGCTCGGCTGA